In Gimesia benthica, a single window of DNA contains:
- a CDS encoding sodium:solute symporter family protein: MLLAAESNTWLGLHTADWIVLGLYFVVILAIGLWSVKKVKDMTDFFMGGRRFGKVFMMFFAFGSGTSSEQAISVVAGTWRAGLAGIWWQFLWLWATPFYWIVAPIMRRMRALTTADFFETRFNGPTAVLYSFYGIAISITFIAGGLFGTGKMVDALTGNELDRIAVEANFMVPAAEWNTETKSFQITERRLEGYEYAILAVTVMFVIYGMAGGLGAAIITDFIQGILTIIFSFLLLPFVFYEIGGFGELNQNADLKKGMLDLTVSPELAATMGEPITPFYVFMLSVTALAGIVIQPHIMGVCGAGKTEYEGRFGFTVGNFLKRFCTVAWTFTGLACIVWYMGDSSPLKDSPDPADQAVYQSLVMRASPEYNALSPEEKEKVDSADRDFADKLFGMAAHDILPRIAPGLIGLLLASLLAAVMSTSDAQMIISSGLFTENIYRKCMVKNKSQRHYLWVGRIAGLVIVILALILQTTFTDIIHALKIIVKTPACIGISLWIGIVWRRWNVISVWVSTLTGILVWIGVAFHADVLYNSGILPEDMFKSPTEMRDVWQMFFFMSLAILSGVLVSFITPRQPQEKLDHFYKLMHTPVKLDEQIDAPCTLPAEPEPMGQKMFPNSKDIEIPKPTFQDLGGFILAWCGVAAIIFLTNLLSKLA, translated from the coding sequence ATGTTACTCGCCGCCGAATCGAATACCTGGCTCGGGCTCCATACTGCAGACTGGATTGTACTGGGTCTGTATTTCGTCGTCATTCTCGCCATTGGTCTGTGGTCGGTGAAAAAAGTAAAAGATATGACCGACTTCTTCATGGGGGGCCGCCGGTTCGGCAAAGTCTTCATGATGTTCTTCGCCTTCGGTTCGGGAACCAGCAGTGAGCAGGCCATCAGTGTTGTCGCGGGAACCTGGCGGGCTGGACTTGCGGGGATCTGGTGGCAGTTTCTCTGGCTCTGGGCAACACCGTTCTACTGGATCGTCGCTCCGATTATGCGCCGCATGCGGGCCCTGACGACCGCCGACTTCTTCGAAACCCGCTTTAATGGCCCCACCGCGGTGCTGTATTCCTTTTACGGTATCGCTATCTCGATCACCTTTATTGCGGGGGGACTGTTCGGTACCGGAAAAATGGTCGATGCTTTGACGGGAAATGAATTGGATCGCATCGCCGTCGAAGCCAACTTCATGGTACCGGCAGCGGAATGGAACACGGAAACCAAGTCGTTTCAGATTACCGAACGGCGTCTGGAGGGCTATGAATACGCGATTCTGGCAGTCACAGTCATGTTCGTGATCTATGGTATGGCCGGTGGTCTGGGGGCTGCGATTATCACCGACTTTATCCAGGGGATTCTAACGATCATCTTTTCGTTTCTCCTGCTCCCGTTTGTGTTCTACGAAATAGGTGGATTCGGCGAACTGAACCAGAATGCCGATCTTAAAAAGGGGATGCTGGATTTGACCGTCAGCCCGGAACTGGCTGCCACGATGGGCGAACCGATCACCCCCTTTTACGTATTTATGCTGTCCGTCACAGCCCTCGCGGGGATCGTAATCCAGCCCCATATTATGGGCGTCTGTGGTGCAGGGAAGACGGAATATGAAGGCCGTTTCGGTTTCACGGTGGGGAACTTCCTCAAACGATTCTGCACGGTCGCCTGGACGTTTACCGGACTGGCCTGCATCGTCTGGTACATGGGTGACAGCAGTCCTTTGAAAGACTCACCCGATCCCGCAGATCAGGCGGTCTACCAGTCACTCGTAATGCGGGCAAGCCCCGAATACAACGCACTTTCCCCTGAGGAAAAAGAAAAAGTCGACAGTGCAGACCGTGATTTCGCTGACAAACTGTTCGGCATGGCCGCCCATGACATCCTGCCGCGAATCGCACCGGGATTAATTGGTCTGCTGCTGGCATCGCTGCTGGCGGCGGTGATGAGTACCAGCGATGCGCAGATGATTATTTCCAGTGGCCTGTTTACTGAGAACATTTATCGCAAATGTATGGTGAAGAATAAGTCGCAGCGGCATTATCTCTGGGTTGGTCGAATTGCCGGGCTGGTGATTGTGATTCTTGCTCTGATTCTCCAGACCACATTTACCGACATCATTCATGCGCTGAAAATCATCGTCAAAACACCGGCCTGTATTGGAATCAGTCTCTGGATCGGCATTGTCTGGCGGCGCTGGAATGTGATTTCCGTCTGGGTTTCGACTCTGACCGGCATCCTGGTCTGGATCGGCGTCGCTTTCCATGCAGACGTACTCTATAACTCCGGAATTCTGCCTGAGGATATGTTTAAATCTCCCACCGAAATGCGGGATGTCTGGCAGATGTTCTTCTTCATGAGCCTGGCAATCCTCAGTGGGGTGCTTGTCAGCTTTATTACTCCGCGACAACCACAGGAAAAACTGGACCATTTCTATAAGCTGATGCACACTCCGGTGAAACTGGATGAGCAAATCGATGCGCCCTGTACGCTGCCGGCGGAACCAGAGCCGATGGGACAAAAGATGTTCCCGAATTCCAAAGACATCGAAATCCCCAAACCTACGTTTCAGGATCTGGGCGGGTTCATTCTGGCCTGGTGTGGTGTGGCCGCAATTAT